TTGAGTAATGGTTCAATTTTTGCCTTTTTGTCCGCTGATAAACCACTAAAGAGCGAAAAGCTAGAGACATCTCCAATATTTAACAAGCTTATTTTGTCTTTGAAAAATGTTGAATTGAAAATTTTAACGATTATATTTCAAAGATTATCTCTTTCAGTATCAGAAATTTGGCCATAAACCGATGCAATTTGTTTTATAAGGTCAATAATAAATTCTTCTTTTCCAATTTCAGTTTCTAAAAGTGTACTAAGATTTGAAAAAGAAACCTCACCGCTTGTTATTTTGCTCAAAATTGATATAAATTTTGTTAATAAGGCATTTTCTTTAGAATAATTTGCCTGGATTTGCGGTGAGTTTGTTTCTTGAGGAGCTTGAGATGATGAAGAGGTTTGGGTTTGGTCAGTATCACTAAAAGGTTGAACACTGACTAAAACTTGGGAAAAATCTTCGCTTACATTAACAGTGGAAATATTATCTGGCAAAATTCCTGTTGGATCAACTTCGTCTTTGTAAAAATTTGCAAGATTATTTTTTATTATTTCTTTTATTAGTTTGAAAAATGGCTCAAATTCAGTCTTTTCAAATTCAGTATTAAGCATTTTTCCAACTAGTGTTGAAAAATTATCGGTTAACTTGTTGTCTTTTTCATCTAATTTGACAATAAATTCGCCAATAATTTTGTTAAAATATTGCTTTTCAAATAGTTTCTTAATTAATGAAAGGTTATTCAGTGGTTGTTTAATTTGTGTTTTTGCAACTATTTTAAAATATGATTTAAACAGATCTTCTAGTGCCGGTGATTTTAAAAATCAATCAAAAATTGGCATAACACTGTCAAGATATTCTTTTGGAATATTTGCTAGGCCTGCCCGAATCTGTTCAGAAATAGACTGACTTCTAACGACTTCGGAAATTAAAGTTGCAATATTATCTTGGGAAATTTTGCTTTGAGTATCAGTAGTTGTTGCCTCTTGAGAATAATAAAAATTAGCAATATCAACGCTAAAACTGTCAAATAAAGTCTCAAGAACTGGTTTTTTAGGGGTAGAATTACCTGAAATTGCATCAAGTATAATTGAAATCAGTGCTTTTATTGTTAATGGTGAATAAGTTTTTGGCTCAGCGTCAAAATCTAAAGTTGAGTCTTTTAATTTTGAAAAAATATCACGAACTAAAACCAAAATTGTATTGACTGAATTATCAGTTAAATTTAAGTTATATTCATCCAAAATTATCTTTAAAAATTCAGAAATTGAATCTCAAGTTGAAGAATCACCTAAGAAAAGGGTGAAAACTTGCTCAATTAGTTGAGTATTTTGTTTGAGAAAATTTTCAACTAGTGAATTAAAGTTTGGATGTGATTCAAATTGTTTTTCGTCAAAAAAATACTTAATAAGTTCTGAAAGTAATTTTTCAACTTGCTCTGATTCAAAAAAGTTTGTTAAAATCTTTAAAAGTGTTTCTTGGATTTTAGGGTTGCTAAAAAAACTATTTTGGTTTAATTTACCAAGAAGTTGATTCTGTAAAAATGACTGTCCAAAAAGATTTTTGAAAAATAAAACTAAATCGTTATCAGTGACTTTAGTTTTAAAATTAAGACTTGCAAGATTTTTTAAGAGACTATAAATTGTATCTTGAGTAAAGAAATTATTTAAAAAGTATGATGAAAAATTTTGAAAGGATAGTTTTTGATCAGTTAAAGCAATTTCTTGAGAATATTGTTGAATTTTTAGTTCATCTTGTTGTTTTTTAGCTTCTTCTAAAAGTAGTTTTGCTGAATTATGCTCTTCAGAATTTTCTTTATAAAAAGCTTCGAAATTTTGTAAGGCAGCTTTTACAAATCCAAAAATTAAATTATCAGTTGGAGATTCTCTGTCTTCTTTTCATGCTAGATATTTAAGACGAAAATCTTGGAAAATCAGCTCAATTATTGTTGTAAAAGTCTTAATTGATTTTTCAGTTAAGCCTGATGAGCTTAATGAATTTGAAATTAAACTAGTAAGATTAGTTAAAAATTCCGGTTTTTCTACATTTGCGGCGATAAATTCGTAGACATTTTCCTCAAGTTTTGGCAAATTATTAGCTAAAAACTGAAAGCCAAAACGATTTAAGTTGTCAATTTGTTGGTATTTGTTTTTATTTACTAAAAAATCATTAATAGCTTGATTTACAATGTCAGCAAGTGGTTTAAATGAATTTGAAGACAAAAAATCTTTAAGCGAGTCAAAAAAGAATGAAAAACTAGCAAAATTAGGGGTTGAAGTATCAATAAAATTACTTAGGTCAAATTTTGTTAAAATTGGGTAGAATTTATTGAGTAATTTTTTTAGTGAATCAATTTGGTTTTGACTTAAGTCAAAACTTAGAAGTTCGTGAAATAAATCAAGTAAATTTTTTGAATCTTTAAAAAAAGTTGAGTAATTTGTATAAATTTGCTCTGAAAAAATTGAAGCAATATTTTCAGAGATGTCAGTAGTATTGATTTTTTCAATGACGTCTAAGAAATTTTTGGCTGCTTGATCATTTAGTTTAGCCCAAACATTAGTACGAACAACAACATCGGCAATTGAAACTAAAAGATTAACAAGTGCACTCTGGTCTGCCTCATCCAAGTTGAACTCAAAATTATCGTTAATAATCGATACTAATAATTTAACAGATTCATGATGTTTTAGTGTCTCAGAAATAAAATTTCTAATAAAAACAACATTATCGCTATCATTATCAGGATTTTCTAAATAAGTACGGATTATTTCGTGAAAATTCTGTGAATTTTTATATTCGCTTGATCGAAGATGGTAATCAGTAATTATTTTAGAAAATAATTTTCTTATTGAATCAAAAGTAAAGACAACTTTTAAATCTTCTTTATTTTTAAGGTCGATTTTGATAATATTATTTATTAGCAAATCTTGGATTATTGTTTGGCCAAAAATGGATGAAAAAATTAATTCTTTAATTTTTTCAGGATTTTTATCTGCAAATTCAGAAGTTACAACAGTATTTAAAACATCAATTATTTGTTTTTCGTCAAAATCAGCAAAAATATAATTAACAAGGCCAGAAATTGTTGCTTTTTCTCAGGTTTTATTATCAGTTACATCTTGAACATAATTTTGAAAACGGTTGATAATTTTGCTAAAAAAGCCACTTGAGTAAATTTTTTGCAAAATTTCGGAAAAAGAAGCGCCTGAATTTTGGTTTTCCTGTCAAAAATCAGTTAAAATTTTTTGCACGCTTGAATTATTTTGAACAGCTAACTGGACAAAACGGTTTAAAAATCCGCCAAAATTATTATTTAGTATCACGTTTAGAAAATTTTCTATCGGTGATTGAGTTGCTTTTTTAACATTTTGAGTGGTTAATTTTTCAACTTCAGAGTCTTCAAAAATAAATTTTTCAGGTGAATTCTCAACGGTTAAAGCATTCAAAATTTCTGAATTGTTACCTAAATTTAGAATTCGACGGTAAGAATTAGCGTCTTTTTGGACATAATTTTCGTCTCAGTTTAATTTAGTATTTGCATCTTTTTTGAACTCTAAGTCTTGTTCAAACGCTAATTTGAACAGTAGATCTTGAGCCATTTTTTTATAACCCTTAGTTGATGGGTGGATGTCTAGGTCATTTGTGGCAAATTCAGAACTTTTTTCTTGCCAAATTGATTCATTATATAGATCAACATAATTTACTTTTTGGCTTTTTGCGGCTTTTTTGATTGTTGAATTCAAACGTTTTATTACTGAATCAGCATAATTTTCTGGAACGCCAATTTCGTTTGTGAGCATTTTTTCAAAGAATTTAATAATTTTTGAAGACAAAGAATTATAGCCAACTAAAACTATTTGTAAATTAGGGTTGATTTTTCGCAAACTTTGAATTAGTAATTGTAAGTTTCTATAAATTCTTTGACTTGCAATTTCAATGTTTTGGGCAAATTCAAAATTTGCCTCAGCTTTTGTAGCAAGTTTTTGCATCGGCTTAGCGATTGTGCGAAAATCAATAGCTTCCATTAAATCATTTGCGCCTAATGAAAGTGTTAGCAAATTAGAATTTTGAATTTTTTGACGTAGTTTTGGGTAGTTATTTGAATTAAAATCGCCAAAAACTTCACGGATTTGTTGTCCATATGGTGAGTCTAATTTTTGGTCTAAATGATAATTAAAATTAAAATGTGTCTTATCAGAATGTTTATAGGCTTGATTTTCAGGATTAAGCAAATAAAGTCAATCCCTAATTGTTGTTCAAGAAAGTGCTAAATTATCAAAGGATTTAAGTGCATTTGGTTTTATTTTTTGAATAAAACTAGCAAAAAAAGCAGGATATGAGAGTCCATTAATTTTGTTATTTGCATCAATTTTTCCGCGGAGATCAACAGAGTAATCCCAATTAAAACCAGCAGAAATTGAATCACCAATTGATAAATAGTTAATTTGGTCTAAAAGTTTTTCAGTTTCCTGGGCTGAATGGGTTATTGGAACGTTAAAATGCTCGGTTTTATCGCGATTTTTTATACCAATTAAGGTAATTCCAGATACGGCCAGAGATAAAGTACCAAAACTTAAAAATATTTTGAATGCTTTAGAAAAATCAGGTTTGGAGATATTTTTTTTCATTATTTTACCCCGCTTCTTTTTGTTATTCCAGATTTTTTTAATACAAATGAATTAGATTGGTCCAATTAGATAAGGAGCAAACTAGAAAAATAAAATAAAAATTAAATTATACTTAAATTAGTACACCAATTTCAGACTTATTCGAAAAAAGGTGTGTCAAAATGAAACAATACAAATTCACAATTGAAGAGAAATTTAAATACATCAAAATTGCCGAATCTAGAGGCTTAAAAAACGCAATTTTGGATTTTGCAGAAGAATTTAGAGAAATTTACAAAAACAAATCTAAAAGTAAAAAAGCGGATAAAGAATGAATGTTGCATATATACGCTAATAATTTGATAAGAAATTGGCAAAAAAAGTTTTATAATAATGATATGAAAAGTTTAATTAGTACTCGTGGAAAAATCAAATCTCCACGCAAACCAAAGAAGAAATATACAATTAACGACCTTTCTGAAAATGATCGTGAAGTTTATCAAGAGATAATGGAGAATGTTCTTAGAAGATACGGAATTGACCCCGCAATTGTTCTTGAGGAACTCAAAAAACGAAAACAAGAGCAAGAAAAAGATAAAAACAAAATCGAAAATTCCACTAGAATTTGTAGTGTTTTTAACATTAATCGCACTTCTATTTATGAGAAAATAAGGGTAAAAAAACCACCAAAGAAAATGATTTATGATGAAAAATTACTTGAGTGAATTCGTGAAAATTTCCATTTGAATCGAAAGGTAAAAGGCCGAGACATCCTATATAATATTTACATAAATCAGGGAAATTATGTAAGCACGTACGTGTTTCAAAAACACTACGAATTTTTAGGATTAAAATCAATTGCTTATAAAAGGCAAGGAAAACCGGCGCCAAAAGAGAAAAAGTTTACACGAATTTGGACTGAAGATCATATCAAAGGTGAATTTTCCTCAGAAAATTTTGGTGAAAAATGGTTTGCTGATATTAAATTTATCAAAATTAACAACGAATGATTTTACCTACACTCAATTATTGAAACAAAATCCAATTACTTGCTCAATTTTTCGATTTCTAAAACAAGATTTTCAGAAGAAACTATAAACTTAGTGAAACAAACAATTAAAAAGTATAATATTAAACCAAAATTTTTCCATTCAGATCATGGTGTGGAATATGCAAACTACAAATTTGCTAATTTTTTGAAGCAAAATGGTATCCAACAATCAATGTCACCAAAAGGAAATGCTCTTGCAAACCGCCCTATTGAATATTTTTATGCAGTTTTTCAACGCGAATTAATTAATATTGAGGGTCAAAATTTTGAAAATGTGGCTATTGCTTATCAAAAAATAAGTTCATTTATTCATTGGTATAACTATGAAAGACCTCAAAGTTGCTTATCATATAAAACTCCAAGTTATTATATGAGGTAAATTATTTGTCCAAATTTTTAAAATGAACATGCTAGAAAAAATTAACAAAAGCGGTGTAATCAAAATCATAGGTAAAAAACTAATTGTCTGAGATTTTTCTACCAATTTAAAATTAAATTATACTACATTTTTAAATAAAAAAACAATTTTTAAAAATTTACTAATTTAAAAAAGTTTTTTTAGGGCTAATTCGAGCATGAGTCTTAAAAATTTAGATCGAGATTTTAGCTATATATATTATTTATTATTTATATATATGGCAATTTGTAGAGCTCATTTTTTAATTTTAATTTATTTTTTTGTTTGCTATTTTTATTTTTTAAACTATAATTTTAAGTTTTAAGGTAGGTAGCCTATGAAAAAGATTTTTAAACACATATTTGCAATGTTTTTAAAAACTAAAGTTATTTTTGTTGGGCTAATAACTTTAGTTTTCTTTACCGCCGTAATTTTTACAACTTTATTCACGACAAATCGTGCCTATGAAGATCGGTTAGATGAGTATAAAAATTTTTCTGGTCTTCATGATGCAACGATTAATACTGAATTTAATTATTTTGGAAACGCCCAAAACGAAGGATATGATGAACTCAAACCAGAAGTTTATCAACCACTTGATTCCGAAAAAAGTAAAAAACAACTAATAATAAAAGATAATTTTATTAGTTTAGGTTCAATTTCACCTAATTTAAACAAGGATGAATATGTTCTCTCAAGCGAATTTAGTCGCGAATTTTACTTTAATGCAAAATTAAATGATGACAACACATTTACGTTGTCAAAACAAGCATTTTTGCCAGTTTATACAACTAGTGATGGTAAAAATTTTCAAAAAAAAGTAAAATCATATTCTCTGAGTACAAGTGATAAAATAACCTTAGACAAAACAACTTACAAAGCCAGCGACATTCTTGTTTATTTCAAACAAGGAGATAAAATTATTATCAATTTTGCTAACTCACTTGTCATTAATGGTGTTACAAAACAAGCTACTTTTGATCCAATTTTAGGCTCAAGTTGACAAAGACAAGGAATTGGCTTTGAATTAAAAGGGCAAGATTTATATTCACTTTTAAATATTAGACAAACAGTTGAAGGTGATTTTGAGATTGGAACTGATAGCAATAGCTCACCGTTTGTTAATTTTACTCGGAGTGGCGATTCTATTAATGCACAGTTTAAATCTAGAACTTTTAATTTGAAAAAGGATATAAACTGAAGCTCTAATGAGTTTAAAATTTTAGATCCAGGTCAAAATTACCAATTATTGCCAAACTGAGTTCGTGATCTAAGATCTAAAGTTGAGTATATCAATCACAAATATAAACTTAAAGAAATTGATGCAAATAGTCAAAATTTCACTGGTTTTATTAAAGAATATTTGCTTTATTTAAAAAATAATAACCCTAAACAATTTGAAGAATTACAAAATATTAACTACTGGGAAAAACGGATAATAACAACTGATGGTGATCATGAAACTGTTGTCTCTGCTGATCTTTCAATCGCAGATTTAACCGTTAATTTCCAGAAAAAGGATGATCCTTCTTTTGTAAGCACAATTGCCCAAATTGAACAATTAAATAGTAACAATTTAGCACTTGTTACAAATGAAGAATTAAATAACTTATCAAATTCAAATATTAAAAATACAACCTTTTTAAAACTTTCACAAAATGTTCAAGAATATGCAAATATTTATTTTTATAATTATTTGCAAGATTACTCACAAAAAGTTAATGGAAGAGATGTAAAAGTAGTTGACTCAATTGGGACAAGACAAACCTTTACAATTGATGTTCAACAAAAAGGCAAAGATTCAACAACAAACCAAGTAATTCATTTTATTAATTCCGGAATTAGTCCTGAAGTTTTTAATAAAATTAGTTTTGATAATCAAAATTTAGAACAACAGCAACAACTTGGTCGGCTATTTAACGAAATTCAAGATTATAAATCAA
The DNA window shown above is from Mesomycoplasma ovipneumoniae and carries:
- a CDS encoding SGNH/GDSL hydrolase family protein; this encodes MKKNISKPDFSKAFKIFLSFGTLSLAVSGITLIGIKNRDKTEHFNVPITHSAQETEKLLDQINYLSIGDSISAGFNWDYSVDLRGKIDANNKINGLSYPAFFASFIQKIKPNALKSFDNLALSWTTIRDWLYLLNPENQAYKHSDKTHFNFNYHLDQKLDSPYGQQIREVFGDFNSNNYPKLRQKIQNSNLLTLSLGANDLMEAIDFRTIAKPMQKLATKAEANFEFAQNIEIASQRIYRNLQLLIQSLRKINPNLQIVLVGYNSLSSKIIKFFEKMLTNEIGVPENYADSVIKRLNSTIKKAAKSQKVNYVDLYNESIWQEKSSEFATNDLDIHPSTKGYKKMAQDLLFKLAFEQDLEFKKDANTKLNWDENYVQKDANSYRRILNLGNNSEILNALTVENSPEKFIFEDSEVEKLTTQNVKKATQSPIENFLNVILNNNFGGFLNRFVQLAVQNNSSVQKILTDFWQENQNSGASFSEILQKIYSSGFFSKIINRFQNYVQDVTDNKTWEKATISGLVNYIFADFDEKQIIDVLNTVVTSEFADKNPEKIKELIFSSIFGQTIIQDLLINNIIKIDLKNKEDLKVVFTFDSIRKLFSKIITDYHLRSSEYKNSQNFHEIIRTYLENPDNDSDNVVFIRNFISETLKHHESVKLLVSIINDNFEFNLDEADQSALVNLLVSIADVVVRTNVWAKLNDQAAKNFLDVIEKINTTDISENIASIFSEQIYTNYSTFFKDSKNLLDLFHELLSFDLSQNQIDSLKKLLNKFYPILTKFDLSNFIDTSTPNFASFSFFFDSLKDFLSSNSFKPLADIVNQAINDFLVNKNKYQQIDNLNRFGFQFLANNLPKLEENVYEFIAANVEKPEFLTNLTSLISNSLSSSGLTEKSIKTFTTIIELIFQDFRLKYLAWKEDRESPTDNLIFGFVKAALQNFEAFYKENSEEHNSAKLLLEEAKKQQDELKIQQYSQEIALTDQKLSFQNFSSYFLNNFFTQDTIYSLLKNLASLNFKTKVTDNDLVLFFKNLFGQSFLQNQLLGKLNQNSFFSNPKIQETLLKILTNFFESEQVEKLLSELIKYFFDEKQFESHPNFNSLVENFLKQNTQLIEQVFTLFLGDSSTWDSISEFLKIILDEYNLNLTDNSVNTILVLVRDIFSKLKDSTLDFDAEPKTYSPLTIKALISIILDAISGNSTPKKPVLETLFDSFSVDIANFYYSQEATTTDTQSKISQDNIATLISEVVRSQSISEQIRAGLANIPKEYLDSVMPIFDWFLKSPALEDLFKSYFKIVAKTQIKQPLNNLSLIKKLFEKQYFNKIIGEFIVKLDEKDNKLTDNFSTLVGKMLNTEFEKTEFEPFFKLIKEIIKNNLANFYKDEVDPTGILPDNISTVNVSEDFSQVLVSVQPFSDTDQTQTSSSSQAPQETNSPQIQANYSKENALLTKFISILSKITSGEVSFSNLSTLLETEIGKEEFIIDLIKQIASVYGQISDTERDNLWNIIVKIFNSTFFKDKISLLNIGDVSSFSLFSGLSADKKAKIEPLLKKLLIKFLPNSINKVLIFHLLDYMNKNSALFKDVKTFSGLLVKFLSDESNKNVPNTRANSQNESNSAFLKSYLWSVVDFLIKDNEFADLAADVIAVYLKLNLDNNQNLTKAKIENPRAIITKFLDDFINLGLENPLLSGILDQIVESIKTLNPDEKSSSFFSAIFSKLDLAKLVNLDLVVKIEPKISENDSTDQTRSDQKELIDQKNLTLKTPTGQKISPKSIADFFDLIFLASPNWDNKNENDGSPILKELNHIKYTGIQLDSIFKSGGKDPQLEAISKLFHRIWHSEKSSKISINNFKDSSKGRLLYRLVLILLFYTYESRISNATYLIRTWGFYGGTLSSYTASEIIRASLQNGEQANKNKTDNTGYKDFIDKVIGDPVKSKGWISNTYYKSWDVKLNDMLTMIYYNKEINRFSKDTNQPKLKDQILQQIHDGTYPDKYDNPTK
- a CDS encoding IS3 family transposase; translated protein: MKQYKFTIEEKFKYIKIAESRGLKNAILDFAEEFREIYKNKSKSKKADKEWMLHIYANNLIRNWQKKFYNNDMKSLISTRGKIKSPRKPKKKYTINDLSENDREVYQEIMENVLRRYGIDPAIVLEELKKRKQEQEKDKNKIENSTRICSVFNINRTSIYEKIRVKKPPKKMIYDEKLLEWIRENFHLNRKVKGRDILYNIYINQGNYVSTYVFQKHYEFLGLKSIAYKRQGKPAPKEKKFTRIWTEDHIKGEFSSENFGEKWFADIKFIKINNEWFYLHSIIETKSNYLLNFSISKTRFSEETINLVKQTIKKYNIKPKFFHSDHGVEYANYKFANFLKQNGIQQSMSPKGNALANRPIEYFYAVFQRELINIEGQNFENVAIAYQKISSFIHWYNYERPQSCLSYKTPSYYMR